ACTATGTCGCCCTATTCGGACTCGCTTTCGCTACGGCTTCCCCACACGGGTTAACCTCGCAACACACCGCAAACTCGCAGGCTCATTCTTCAAAAGGCACGCAGTCACGACTGTATGTGCAAGCACATACAGCGACGCTCCCACGGCTTGTAGGCACACGGTTTCAGGTACTATTTCACTCCGCTCCCGCGGTACTTTTCACCATTCCCTCACGGTACTATCCGCTATCGGTCACCAGGGAATATTTAGGCTTAGCGGGTGGTCCCGCCAGATTCACACGGGATTTCTCGGGCCCCGTGCTACTTGGGTGTCTCTCAAACGAGCCGTACAGATTTCAGCTACGGGGGTCTTACCCTCTACGCCGGACCTTTCGCATGTCCTTCGCCTATCCATACGGTTTCTGACTCGTCTCACAGCCGGCAGACTGTGAAAGAGAGATCCCACAACCCCCACGACGCAACCCCTGCCGGGTCTCACACGTCGTAGGTTTGGCCTCATCCGGTTTCGCTCGCCACTACTCCCGGAATCACGGTTGTTTTCTCTTCCTGCGGGTACTGAGATGTTTCACTTCCCCGCGTTCCCTCCACATACCCTATGTGTTCAGGTATGGGTGACAGCCCATGACGACTGCCGGGTTTCCCCATTCGGAAACCCCCGGATCAAAGCCTGGTTGACGGCTCCCCGGGGACTATCGTGGCCTCCCACGTCCTTCATCGGTTCCTGGTGCCAAGGCATCCACCGTGCGCCCTTAAAAACTTGGCCACAGATGCTCGCGTCCACTGTGCAGTTCTCAAACAACGACCAGCCACCCATCACCCCGGAGCTTCACTCCGAGTTCACTGGGGCCGGCGTCGAGGGGGTTCATTCCCTCAGACACCCAACAGCGTGCCCGACACCCTCACCACTCATGATCAGCTTTCCACGCTCCGAAGAGCAGTACTTGCAGCCCGAGATGACTGAGAGTGCCGAATAATCAACGTTCCACCCTTGAGCAACCACCGCAGAACATTTGCCTGCGTAATGGTCTCTGAGCCTGTCCCGAAGGACCGACTAAGAAGTGCTCCTTAGAAAGGAGGTGATCCAGCCGCACCTTCCGGTACGGCTACCTTGTTACGACTTCGTCCCAATCGCCAGTCCCACCTTCGACAGCTCCCTCCCACAAGGGGTTGGGCCACCGGCTTCGGGTGTTACCGACTTTCGTGACGTGACGGGCGGTGTGTACAAGGCCCGGGAACGTATTCACCGCAGCAATGCTGATCTGCGATTACTAGCAACTCCGACTTCATGGGGTCGAGTTGCAGACCCCAATCCGAACTGAGACAGGCTTTTTGAGATTCGCTCCACCTCACGGTATCGCAGCTCATTGTACCTGCCATTGTAGCACGTGTGCAGCCCAAGACATAAGGGGCATGATGACTTGACGTCGTCCCCACCTTCCTCCGAGTTGACCCCGGCGGTCTCCTGTGAGTCCCCATCACCCCGAAGGGCATGCTGGCAACACAGGACAAGGGTTGCGCTCGTTGCGGGACTTAACCCAACATCTCACGACACGAGCTGACGACAGCCATGCACCACCTGTACACCGACCACAAGGGGGGCACCATCTCTGATGCTTTCCGGCGTATGTCAAGCCTTGGTAAGGTTCTTCGCGTTGCGTCGAATTAAGCCACATGCTCCGCTGCTTGTGCGGGCCCCCGTCAATTCCTTTGAGTTTTAGCCTTGCGGCCGTACTCCCCAGGCGGGGAACTTAATGCGTTAGCTGCGGCACCGACGACGTGGAATGTCGCCAACACCTAGTTCCCACCGTTTACGGCGTGGACTACCAGGGTATCTAATCCTGTTCGCTCCCCACGCTTTCGCTCCTCAGCGTCAGTAATGGCCCAGAGATCCGCCTTCGCCACCGGTGTTCCTCCTGATATCTGCGCATTTCACCGCTACACCAGGAATTCCGATCTCCCCTACCACACTCTAGCTAGCCCGTATCGAATGCAGACCCGGGGTTAAGCCCCGGGCTTTCACACCCGACGTGACAAGCCGCCTACGAGCTCTTTACGCCCAATAATTCCGGACAACGCTTGCGCCCTACGTATTACCGCGGCTGCTGGCACGTAGTTAGCCGGCGCTTCTTCTGCAGGTACCGTCACTTTCGCTTCTTCCCTGCTGAAAGAGGTTTACAACCCGAAGGCCGTCATCCCTCACGCGGCGTCGCTGCATCAGGCTTTCGCCCATTGTGCAATATTCCCCACTGCTGCCTCCCGTAGGAGTCTGGGCCGTGTCTCAGTCCCAGTGTGGCCGGTCGCCCTCTCAGGCCGGCTACCCGTCGTCGCCTTGGTGAGCCATTACCTCACCAACAAGCTGATAGGCCGCGGGCTCATCCTTCACCGCCGGAGCTTTCAACCACCACAGATGCCTGCGGTAGTGGTATCCGGTATTAGACCCCGTTTCCAGGGCTTGTCCCAGAGTGAAGGGCAGATTGCCCACGTGTTACTCACCCGTTCGCCACTAATCCCCACCGAAGTGGTTCATCGTTCGACTTGCATGTGTTAAGCACGCCGCCAGCGTTCGTCCTGAGCCAGGATCAAACTCTCCGTGAATGTTTACCCGTAATCGGGTGCACACATCACGAGAGCGGAACCACCGGCGGAATAAGCCGATGGTTCACAGCGTCCTCGCTGTGTTTTTCTTCAAAGGAACCTCATCTACGACCATGACGGCCGGAGACGGGGTATCAACTAATCTGGCGTTGATTTTTGGCACGCTGTTGAGTTCTCAAGGAACGGACGCTTCCTTTGTACTCACCCTCTCGGGCTTTCCTCCGGGCGCTTCCCTTCGCTGTTCCAAACTCTATCAGTGTTTTTCCGGCCCCCTGACCACTCTCCTGCGGACATGCAGAAGGTGACCCCGAGTTAGGATCTGACAAGTTTGGTTGCTGCTGAGCAAGGGCGCTTGCTAGCGCCGCTCGGCCTCAAGCAGGAGTACGACTCTACACGCGGCCCCGAAGCGCGTGCAAATCGATTGGACTGGTGGTCTAGACCACTTCACGGTATCTTCCATGCGGAACCGTCAGTTCATATGACTTACGCTGCTCACAGTGCGCCGTCCTCGACAGGCAGTGACGACGCATATCGATCTCCACCCCTGGGAGGCTTCCCATGACCACCGTGACGTCCCCGCTTGCAGGACGCGCCATCGGACTGGCAGCTGTGCCCGATCCGGTCTTCTCCGGGGCCATGGTCGGCCCGGGTACGGCGATCGACCCCGTGCGCGAGGCCTCTGAGGCTGTCGCGCCCGTGGACGGAGTCATCGTCTCGCTCCACCCCCACGCCTTCGTCATCGTCGACGATCAGGGTCACGGTGTGCTCACTCACCTGGGTATCGACACCGTCCAGCTGAACGGCGAGGGTTTCGAGCTGCTCGTGAACAAGGGCGACACCGTGACGCGCGGCCAGAGCATCGTGCGCTGGAACCCGGCCGCCGTGGAGGCTGCCGGCAAGTCCCCGGTGTGCCCGATCGTGGCGCTCGAAGCCACCGCCGAAGCGCTCTCCGAACTGCGTGACGACGGCGATGTGAAGGCCGGCGACAGTCTCTTCGCCTGGAAGTGACATCAACTCCGTCCTGGGACGGGAAGTAGTGGCAACCATCGCGGCGGCGGGACCCGCCGCACTATCGGAGACGGGTGAGATGGAGACAACGCTGCGAGGCGTCGGCGTGAGCCATGGTGTGGCGATCGGCGAGGTTCGGCACATGGGAACGGCGGTCCTGGAGCCGCCTGCCAAGCAGATCCCGGCTCAGGACGCGGAGCGTGAACAGGGGAACGCCCGCAAGGCAGTGGAAGCTGTGGCGGCCGACCTGACGGCGCGCGGCAATCTGGCCGGCGGCGAGGCGCAGGCGGTGCTCGAGGCGCAGGCCCTGATGGCCCAGGACCCCGAGTTGATGGCCGACGTGGATCGGCGCATCGCCGTCGGCAGCACGGCCGAGCGGGCTGTGTACGACGCGTTCGCCGCGTACCGCGAGCTGCTGGCGGGTGCCGGTGAGTACCTCGCCGGACGTGTCGCGGACCTCGACGACGTGCGGAACCGTATCGTCGCCCGTCTGCTCGGGGTGCCCATGCCGGGCATTCCGGACAGTGACGAGCCGTATGTCCTTGTGGCGCGTGACCTCGCGCCCGCTGACACGGCTCTGCTGGACCCCACTCTGGTGCTCGGCTTCGTGACCGAGGAGGGCGGGCCGACCAGCCACAGCGCGATCCTGGCGCGAGCACTCGGTGTCCCTGCCGTGGTGGCGCTGCCGGGTGCCGGTGAGCTCGCGGAAGGCACCGTGATCGCCGTGGACGGCAGCACCGGCGACATCTTCGTGAATCCGAGCGAGGAGAAGAAGGCCCAGCTGGAGGCTGCCGCCGCCGAGCGCAAGGCCGCGCTCGCGGCGTCGACCGGGCCGGGTGCCACGGCCGACGGCCACAAGGTGCCGTTGCTCGCCAATATCGGCGGCCCCGCGGACGTTCCGGCCGCTGTCGAGGCCGGTGCGGAGGGTGTCGGTCTCTTCCGTACCGAGTTCCTCTTTCTCGACGACAGCAAGAACGCTCCCTCCGAGGAGAAGCAGATCGACGCCTACCGACAGGTCCTCGAGGCCTTCCCGGAGGGCCGTGTCGTCGTACGGGTGCTGGACGCCGGTGCGGACAAGCCGCTCGAGTTCCTGACGCCGGGCGACGAGCCGAACCCGGCGCTGGGTGTGCGGGGTCTGCGGACTCTGCTCGACCACCCGGACGTGCTGCGTACGCAGCTGACGGCCCTGGCGAAGGCCGCTGAGGGGCTGCCGGTCTACCTCGAGGTCATGGCTCCCATGGTGGCGGACCGTGCGGATGCCAAGGCGTTCGCCGATGCGTGCCGTGAGGCGGGGCTGCGGGCGAAGTTCGGTGCGATGGTCGAGATTCCGTCGGCGGCCCTGCGGGCGCGTTCGGTTCTGCAGGAGGTCGAGTTCCTGTCGCTGGGGACGAACGACCTCGCGCAGTACACCTTCGCCGCGGACCGTCAGGTGGGCGCGGTGTCCCGACTGCAGGATCCTTGGCAGCCGGCTCTGCTCGACCTGGTCTCGCTGTCCGCCGAGGCGGCGAAGGCCGAGGGCAAGAGCTGTGGTGTGTGCGGTGAGGCAGCGTCCGATCCGCTGCTGGCGTGTGTGCTGACCGGTCTGGGTGTCACCTCTCTTTCCATGGGTGCGGCGTCGATTCCTTATGTGCGGGCGACTCTGGCGAAGTACACGCTTGCGCAGTGCGAGCGTGCCGCGGCTGCCGCTCGGGCGGCGGACAGTGCCGATGAGGCGCGCAACGCCGCTCAGGCGGTGCTGTCCGGCGAGTAGTCGGCCGTATCGGTCGTCGGTGCTTTGTGAAGGGCGCTCCACCTGCGGGTGGGGCGCCCCTTCTGCGTTCAGTGGTGGTGGGAAGGCGTCGGGTCGTCGGGCCCGAGGTCGGGCGGCACGCAGTAGTCGACGCCGGATTCCGGTGAGATGAGGTCTCCGGATTCGATGTCGGTGCAGTAGGCGTCGAAGACCTCGCCCGCGGTGAGGGGTTCCAGTCCTTCTCCGCGTAGCCGCCAGCCGTAGATGCGGTCGGTGGTTCCGGGAACGCTGGTCCGCATGACGAGTCCGCCGGGGGTGTGTGTCGCCAGGCCGAGAGCCAGGACCGTGGCGAATTCGAGGGCTTCGGCCTCGTCGAGTTGCGTGGTGCCGTCGGCGTTGATGTCGGCGTGGAGGACGGAGACGAGTGTTTCCGGTGTCGCCGTGACGCTGCAGACGAGGTGTCGGTTGCCTGGTTGGGCCGTGTCGAGGATGCGGACGAGAAGGCCGGAGGCTCGGGCGAAGGCTGCTCGGCCGATGTCCTCACCGCAGGAGGCGCAGGCGCCAAGGCGTGCCAGGAGTGTGGAGGCGTACTCCCAGGTGGCTTGCCGTACCGCTTCGTCGATCAGGTCGGGGACGAGTTCCGCCAGGGGGCGTCCGTCGTACGGGATGGTCGGGCCCGTGGTGGCGAGTTCGGCGGTGAAGCGGGTGCGGCTGGAGGGGATGTCGGGTTCGAGGCCGGTGTCGGCGCAGTAGTCGGCGTACTCCTGTGGGTCGAAGAGGGCTACCGCGGTGTGGGTGCCCTGGGAGGCGCGGGTTTTGAGGAGTTCCTCCACCTGTTGGAGATAGAGGGTGTGGTCGTCGAAGGTGAAGCTGCGGTAGTGCCGCATGCTGCGGAAGTCGTGCTCGTCGGTGAGCAGGCCGATGGTGCCGGCGATCTCACGGCGCAGAACGCGTCGCATGGTCTGGTGGTCGGTGTGCGCCATGTTTCCCCCTGTGCGCTGTCGATCAATGCTCACTCACAGTAACCGGGCGCACTGACAACGGGGGCTGAGCAAAGCGGTGGGCACGCCGACGCAGTGAGGGGAGCTCTGACTGCGTCGGCGGTCGCGTCGGTCAGGCGCGCTTGCGGGCCAGGTCCTCGTAGAAGTGGAGCAGGTCGAGGTTGTCGATGGAGCCCGGGTTGACGGCCTTGTCGAGGGGGGTGCCCTGGAGGAGACGCTTGACGGGGACTTCGATGCGCTTGCCGGTGAGGGTGTGCGGGATGCCGGGTACTTCGATGACCTCGTCGGGGATGTGCCGCGGGGAGAGCTGTTCGCGGATGGTCTGCTTGATGCGGCCGAGCAGGGTCTCGTCGAGGACGGCCCCGGGGGCCAGGTGGACGAAGAGGGGCATCCAGTAGCCGCCGTCGGACTGTTCGATGCCGATGACGAGGGATTCCTTGATCTCGGGGAGCCGTTCGACGGCTTCGTAGATGTCGGCGGACCCCATACGTACGCCCTGGCGGTTCAGCGTCGAGTCGGAGCGGCCGTGGATGACGACGGAGCCTCGGGAGGTGACGGTGATCCAGTCGCCGTGGCGCCAGACGCCGGGGTAGGTGTCGAAGTAGCTGTCGTGGTAGCGGCTGCCGTCGGGGTCGTTCCAGAAGTGGATCGGCATCGACGGCATGGGGTTGGTGACCACGAGTTCGCCGACCTCGTCGGTGAGGGGGTTGCCGCTGGGGTCCCAGGACTGCAGGTCGGTGCCGAGGCCGGGGGCCTGGAGTTCGCCGATGTGGACGGGGAGGGTGGGGACGGCGCCCGCGAAGCAGGAGCAGACGTCCGTGCCGCCGCTGACCGAGGCGATCCAGAGGTCGTCGCGGACCTCGTCGTGGAGCCAGCGGAAGCCGTCGGGCGGCAGCGGTGATCCGGTGGTGGCCACGCACTGCACCGAGGAGAGGTCGAAGTCGCGGCCGGGGTGCACGCCCGCCTTGCGGCAGGCCATGACGTACGCGGCCGAGGTGCCGTAGAGGGTGGCCCGGGTGCGTTCGGCGATGCGCCATTGGGCGCCGGTGTCCGGATAGCCGGGGCTGCCGTCGTACAGGACGATCGTGGTGCCGGTGAGGAGGCCGGAGACGAGGAAGTTCCACATCATCCAGCCGGTCGACGTGTACCAGAAGAAGCGGTCGTCGGGGCCGAGGTCGCAGTGCAGGCCGAGTTGTTTGAGGTGCTCGACGAGGATGCCGCCCTGCGACTGGACGATGGCCTTGGGGAGGCCGGTCGTGCCGGAGGAGTAGAGCACCCACAAGGGGTGGTCGAACGGCACCTGCTCGAAGGTGGGCTCCACGTCAGCGCTTGTCAGGGCCGACCACTCCAGGGCGCCCTCCGGGGCGTCGGTGCCAAGGAGGGGGACGTGGACGACGGCACGCAGGGTGGGCAGTTCGCGGCGGAGTTCGGCGACGGTGTCGCGCCGGTCGTGCTCCTTGCCGCCGTAGCGGTAGCCGTCGACGGTGAACAGGACGACGGGTTCGACCTGCTGGAAGCGGTCGAGGACGCTGCGGGCGCCGAAGTCGGGGGCGCAGGACGTCCAGACGCCGCCCACCGCGGCTGTGGCGAGGAGGGCGACGACGGCCTGCGGGATGTTGGGGAGGTAGCCGCTGACGCGGTCGCCGGGGCGTACACCGAGGGCGCGCAGCTCGGCGGCGAGGGAACCGACCTGACGGCGCAGTTCGGACCAGGTGACGGGGCGTGCTTCGTGGGTCTCGTCGACGTGCAGGAGGGCCGGTTCGTCCGCGCGGGTGGCGGCCGCGCGCAGCGCGTGTTCGGCGTAGTTCAGGGTCGCGCCGGGGAACCACTGGGCGCCGGGCATCGAGCGGTCGCCCAGTACGCGCGCGTAGGGGGTCGAGAAGCGTACGTCGAACCATTCCGTGACGGCTTTCCAGAAGGTGTCCAGCTCGTCGACGGACCAGCGGTGCAGGGCGGGGTAGCCGCCTTCGGCCGGGGCGCCGTGGTGCTCGGCCGCCCAGGCGTGGAACCTGGTGACCTGCGCCTGGGCGATGCGTTCAGGATCTGGCTGCCAGAGCGGCTGGGGGTTCACGGTCGACATGGGGCGGCTCCCGGACTGTGCGCGTCGTGTGCGTCTCCCGCGCACGGGCTGGGGTGTGCGCGCGACGCGGATGACACGGACGATGCCATGTGATCGACTTCCACACCAGGGCGCGCCCCACATAGTCGGTGTCGTGAAGATGTGGTCCCGGCACGGGTGAACGGCAGTTGAACGACACCCGCTCGTGGGGCGGTCAGTGGCAGGGTGAGCAGCATGAACGGTCGTGACCTGGTGCGTTCGATAAAGACGGTCGGTTCGGCGGGGGCGGCCCAGGGGTTGCGTTCCGTTCGGGCCTCGTGGCGTATGCGGCGAGCGGATGCCGCGGGGCTGCCGCCGCGAGGGGCCGAGCGCGCTCGGGTGCCCGGGCCGGTGCGGGATGTCGAGCCGGGGCCCGGCGGCGGGATAGTCCGGTTCAGCCGTTCCGAGCTGCGGATCACGGTCACGGTGAACGGGGCGGTCTTCTGGGGCTGGGACGGCGTGGGTCCCGAGCCGTCGTACGCGCTGGCGGGGCGCTGTCCTGAGCCGGATCCACGGGCGGTGCTGGAGCCCGACAAGGACGGCGGTTGGCGGGTGGTGGCCGAACGGGCGACGGTCGTCGTCTCGCGGCACGGTGCGATCGAGGTGCGTACGCCCGGTGGGGTGACGGTGCGCCGGGATCTGCCGCCGCGGTGGTGGGAGCCGGTGGGCGGTGGTGCGGCGCGGTGGATGCAGCGGTCGGAAGTGCCCGCGGACGCGCGCTTCTTCGGGCTCGGCGGGCGGGCTTCGGGGCCTCGGCTGCGGAACGGGACGTACCGGCTGTGGAACACCGATCCCGGAAGGTCCTTCGGTCCCGCCGACGATCCGCTGTACATCACGATGCCGGTGCAGTTCGTGGTGTCCGACGCGGCGACGCATCTGGCGTTCCACGACACGTCGTGGGACGGCACGGTGACGTTGCGGGAGGGTGAGGAGGGTGCCGGTTCCGGGCACGACCGGGCCGGTACGTGCGAGCTGCGGATGTCCGGTGGTCCGCTGCGCTGCTGGGTGATGGTGGGCACCCCCGCGCGCGTGCTGCTCGCCTGGGCCTCGCTCACCGGCGCGCCCGCTCTGCCGCCCACGTGGGCGCTGGGGCACCATCACGCGCGGTGGGGGTTCGGGAGCGAGCAGGAGGTGCGGCGGATCGTCGCGGGCTACCAGGAGCGCGGCCTGCCGCTGGACGCCGTCCACCTGGACATCGACCACTATGACGAGCGCCAGGTGTTCACTGTCGACCAGGAGCGCTTCCCCAAGCTGCCCCAGCTCGCCGAGGAGCTGCGGCGGGTCGGGATCCGGCTGGTGTCGATCGTGGACCCGGCGGTCCGGGCCGAGCCGGGCAACGCCGTCTTCGACAGTGGTGTCGCCGAGGACGCCTTCGTACGGGACGCTTCCGGGCGGCTCGTGCGGGGAGTCGGCTGGCCCGGTGAGGCGGTTTTCCCGGATTTCACGCACGCGCGTGTGCGTGAGTGGTGGGGCCGCCTCTATGAGGAGCGGCTCGCTCAGG
Above is a window of Streptomyces sp. NBC_00490 DNA encoding:
- a CDS encoding PTS sugar transporter subunit IIA, producing the protein MTTVTSPLAGRAIGLAAVPDPVFSGAMVGPGTAIDPVREASEAVAPVDGVIVSLHPHAFVIVDDQGHGVLTHLGIDTVQLNGEGFELLVNKGDTVTRGQSIVRWNPAAVEAAGKSPVCPIVALEATAEALSELRDDGDVKAGDSLFAWK
- a CDS encoding glycoside hydrolase family 31 protein, which produces MNGRDLVRSIKTVGSAGAAQGLRSVRASWRMRRADAAGLPPRGAERARVPGPVRDVEPGPGGGIVRFSRSELRITVTVNGAVFWGWDGVGPEPSYALAGRCPEPDPRAVLEPDKDGGWRVVAERATVVVSRHGAIEVRTPGGVTVRRDLPPRWWEPVGGGAARWMQRSEVPADARFFGLGGRASGPRLRNGTYRLWNTDPGRSFGPADDPLYITMPVQFVVSDAATHLAFHDTSWDGTVTLREGEEGAGSGHDRAGTCELRMSGGPLRCWVMVGTPARVLLAWASLTGAPALPPTWALGHHHARWGFGSEQEVRRIVAGYQERGLPLDAVHLDIDHYDERQVFTVDQERFPKLPQLAEELRRVGIRLVSIVDPAVRAEPGNAVFDSGVAEDAFVRDASGRLVRGVGWPGEAVFPDFTHARVREWWGRLYEERLAQGFAGFWHDMNEPTSFAAFGESTLPRSARHQLDGQGGDHREAHNVYALCMARAGYEGVRELAPQERPFVFSRSGWAGMQRYGGTWSGDVATGWPGLRASLSLVMGLGLCGVPYAGPDVGGFDGSPSPELYLRWFQLGAYLPLFRTHASLRAGRREPWEFGPEVLEHARVALLERRRLLPYFVTLAHLARRTGTPYVRPLWWGAPEDRALRDCEDAFLLGDSLLVAPVLDPGADRRAVQLPRGRWYDTVTEQAYQGPGQVLVDAPLSRIPVLARAGAVLPVRGEDGGLELEVWAPARGRTGGGLVVPDVGDGWDEPGIERYVARWQGRKVVVEREGEDGVSAPPHPVRVRGAGER
- a CDS encoding acetoacetate--CoA ligase, producing MSTVNPQPLWQPDPERIAQAQVTRFHAWAAEHHGAPAEGGYPALHRWSVDELDTFWKAVTEWFDVRFSTPYARVLGDRSMPGAQWFPGATLNYAEHALRAAATRADEPALLHVDETHEARPVTWSELRRQVGSLAAELRALGVRPGDRVSGYLPNIPQAVVALLATAAVGGVWTSCAPDFGARSVLDRFQQVEPVVLFTVDGYRYGGKEHDRRDTVAELRRELPTLRAVVHVPLLGTDAPEGALEWSALTSADVEPTFEQVPFDHPLWVLYSSGTTGLPKAIVQSQGGILVEHLKQLGLHCDLGPDDRFFWYTSTGWMMWNFLVSGLLTGTTIVLYDGSPGYPDTGAQWRIAERTRATLYGTSAAYVMACRKAGVHPGRDFDLSSVQCVATTGSPLPPDGFRWLHDEVRDDLWIASVSGGTDVCSCFAGAVPTLPVHIGELQAPGLGTDLQSWDPSGNPLTDEVGELVVTNPMPSMPIHFWNDPDGSRYHDSYFDTYPGVWRHGDWITVTSRGSVVIHGRSDSTLNRQGVRMGSADIYEAVERLPEIKESLVIGIEQSDGGYWMPLFVHLAPGAVLDETLLGRIKQTIREQLSPRHIPDEVIEVPGIPHTLTGKRIEVPVKRLLQGTPLDKAVNPGSIDNLDLLHFYEDLARKRA
- the ptsP gene encoding phosphoenolpyruvate--protein phosphotransferase; its protein translation is METTLRGVGVSHGVAIGEVRHMGTAVLEPPAKQIPAQDAEREQGNARKAVEAVAADLTARGNLAGGEAQAVLEAQALMAQDPELMADVDRRIAVGSTAERAVYDAFAAYRELLAGAGEYLAGRVADLDDVRNRIVARLLGVPMPGIPDSDEPYVLVARDLAPADTALLDPTLVLGFVTEEGGPTSHSAILARALGVPAVVALPGAGELAEGTVIAVDGSTGDIFVNPSEEKKAQLEAAAAERKAALAASTGPGATADGHKVPLLANIGGPADVPAAVEAGAEGVGLFRTEFLFLDDSKNAPSEEKQIDAYRQVLEAFPEGRVVVRVLDAGADKPLEFLTPGDEPNPALGVRGLRTLLDHPDVLRTQLTALAKAAEGLPVYLEVMAPMVADRADAKAFADACREAGLRAKFGAMVEIPSAALRARSVLQEVEFLSLGTNDLAQYTFAADRQVGAVSRLQDPWQPALLDLVSLSAEAAKAEGKSCGVCGEAASDPLLACVLTGLGVTSLSMGAASIPYVRATLAKYTLAQCERAAAAARAADSADEARNAAQAVLSGE